The Centroberyx gerrardi isolate f3 chromosome 19, fCenGer3.hap1.cur.20231027, whole genome shotgun sequence genome has a segment encoding these proteins:
- the hivep1 gene encoding zinc finger protein 40, translating to MPRTKQNNPKNLKDKIEEAQKELKDPKSSQKGTSESSRRNADNIKGLKRKKVVGENQLKKIPKSPVKKPLQSKTSGATTKETTPSCSSYSNSPSHNPSRSPSGSRDPEYAQPVAASPEEGASSTDHERLKQGETSSSRPPSLDPISGEEGCSTAAEVCQPKDSKSSNPSFEGDSYHTSAPLEVLLKAMEPDFSTLAERKNSLQITAIGKPASALTAQSSSEVKAMPAVNFGLQAQPSHMQTYYVDKQGNFIGIAAPLQGNMQTSAQGTPLQSSQHATPHFIPVASNQEKPSLHMGFSTGPSTITHAPVPSGSNALPQSQPPVVHTCQSLSASVPSTIQVPVTPGCNQVQMATVMNFGAEQVAKDQKPKKPGKYVCEYCNRACAKPSVLLKHIRSHTGERPYPCVTCGFSFKTKSNLYKHKKSHAHAIKLGLVARSESGGGSLSQESDKALGTHSEAEESGDSDEEGSTADLDPDSSQSSVTALSESSLQSAGTAQASHGEADSAAVFESMKPASGQRGYEPKVTAALPKVVVYPVNVSPLRADSPRVTDSAPEQAAAQRQREFQTANLRSSITVLSSLKEVDCTNPSLDTVSEDEDQQCKSPLFGGHAQLQRQQATDFSQQQQAKCLLSPRSLGSTDSGYFSRSESADQAMSPPSPFVKITPPADIDVSKSTLPNIPPVVATVMHVAAEEKPRATQGQMRPPLETKALSLEERISKLISDNEAVVDNKQLDSVKPRRTSLSRRGSIDSPKSYIFKDSFQFDLKPMGRRSSSSSDIPKSPFTPTDKSKPVFLLSVPPQYPPMDCLPITRSNSMPTTPGHSALPLNVAPQPHPLRICQSFDDKISSLNDDVFSSAPSTPNPAIHSRTLVRQVAVEDFSTSEGHGLPSVRSMDEGYHGPSNSTEMMQRSRSFEHSQDRNRKPQQSKGTMYECETCRNRYRKLENFENHKKFYCSELHGPKNKPIALKETEQDVFQVNIQQPLIPRSTGISGILDQQTSIRKRRKMKSVGDDDDQSPTDTIPPCSVSFDSCQLPTALAGRTFSQHGAMVDIQPKNNQTQLPQIQLVARGIDTSDSRLSPIREAQISTSTKGDLQRQGSGTSVIRHTNSLSRPNSFETSESFDRASPVDSMEKDALNKVKTDATANVSIESYHEKMSIPKCVDYGKQRMEHCTDGTVAAVGESSTPVHQSRLVRQNNIQVPEILVTEEPDREHEPQSTEPADKPADPFNWPQRSESLSKLPAEKLPPKKKRIRLAQMDHSSGESSFESNLSRSLSRDSSLSRCSSISASFDRDETSRSESPSRGECVSKIPEPQGLPTAFNTLGVPGMMRRAASEQITCTQPSVEISCDYRSKSFDCGNVSPSRSLSPVGQPKSAQTSQVAQVPLIERRRGPLVRQMSLKIGPESQQPVRKNIIPLEKLSITNVSSLIQNRSQQIHIANKPTMAQSFILHSGEPALQKNEQMVQSINLGNPTQQPQVHGLPHPWHQTSRVQICQKIQQPLSQISVRRENIQNKSDSEEKKSFVPKYQLHCPALRGSQTFSFSSTQGTQIAVPVLTIPIANQILSVSKSSDVLKNVYVAQQSHQASEIKTQTVVLPGGQQRDPFNQTQTGAAPLPQILITHEQMNPAPSVSKKNSLSSIHSVDSDIQTAPTVNKDRTQTHRVSTHNHTGERTPSLGSLHCTQKLASVTLCPQQEPIASSKRMLSPANSLDIYMEKHQKRAKDEHGVACLTDGRSVNYLNSKMAEVTRQRKLTLVRQVCTTEPVDSPIETEAPPLPQNKLDGEKDSEAHDDWKPMSPDSAGLEKHTTTVVPQEPGAALNTTPGSHSTSIPANNTLKPQDKAEEQRWTPAKSPIRPSSFHGGQVKLTSSVSVVNTKDSHRLSFPSLKTATTFTWCFLMKRKPLHVPQTDLKISAYAAWTVSPNNPNPLGLPTKVVMSLFDSKQSSKKIHYTSAIRTSGKSDILSYSSKLKDIMPRVLINQKSITAENRSKVQPETQPNNESDKDLSSKTEPRRVKIFDGGYKSNEEYVYVRGRGRGKYICEECGIRCKKPSMLRKHIRTHSDVRPYHCVHCNFSFKTKGNLTKHMKSKAHSKKCMEMGVPEGLIEDQDAEDSGDRSQVSSADRPDSDGDDSEGPDDEENDDNEEEEEDSQAESGLSTNPSVSASPQHIPSNQAEVPPSALLAQMSISSAPLPQSQPPASDYHTSDSESVPMMSPVSLCKQMSISGSCSSPGPLPNSPPPIAPISDSYTSDTESVHMMSPVSPCRQMSIDYPDFDVPPSPPVPGKGSKLGQDGSSAPPIVPTSESGVPVDRSTQTSSYASQGPMHFPPQGLSQAPGAGTRTHLFSHLPLHSQQPSRSPYSMVPVGGIQLVPAGLAAYSTFVPIQAGPVQLTIPAVSVIHRNTSPLPAPHTSPQPEGSHAQPLVVQEPISSVVPCFPLGQVTGLQAQTLQPVGLETLNLMGLTNTGLASTQLLPQQGLTLNATLGLQVLAASPTSQSSTGPQTHIPGLQIVNIALPALIPSLSPLSTLSPLAMPSERQGSPEALGAQPSQTEHGLGPSWSCMSASPPIPLMVSSPPEVTSASRPSPRSGSRAELTQTVEKEERGKSPQQHPSPAPESGADNAKQTPVGGASNPAPPRPLPVSSWQKVTDDYNEASSDDEDRLVIAT from the exons GGACATCTGAAAGCAGTCGCAGAAATGCAGATAACATAAAAGGCCTGAAGAGGAAAAAGGTTGTTGGAGAGAATCAGCTCAAGAAAATTCCCAAATCTCCAGTGAAGAAGCCCCTGCAGTCAAAAACATCAGGAGCCACAACCAAGGAAACTACGccttcctgctcctcctacTCCAACAGTCCTTCCCACAATCCCTCCAGGTCACCCAGTGGGAGCAGAGACCCAGAATATGCCCAACCAGTTGCAGCATCCCCTGAGGAAGGGGCATCCTCCACTGACCATGAAAGGCTGAAGCAAGGAGAAACTTCCTCTTCAAGGCCACCGTCTCTTGATCCCATCAGTGGTGAAGAGGGGTGTTCAACTGCAGCTGAAGTGTGTCAGCCCAAGGACAGCAAGAGCAGCAACCCCAGCTTTGAGGGAGATTCCTACCACACCAGTGCTCCCCTTGAGGTTCTACTAAAGGCCATGGAGCCTGACTTTAGTACTTTGGCTGAGAGGAAAAACTCCTTGCAAATTACAGCCATTGGAAAACCAGCTTCCGCCCTCACTGCTCAGTCCAGTAGTGAAGTAAAAGCAATGCCAGCTGTCAATTTTGGCCTCCAGGCTCAACCTTCCCATATGCAGACTTATTATGTTGACAAACAAGGTAACTTTATTGGCATTGCAGCACCACTACAGGGTAATATGCAGACATCTGCCCAGGGTACTCCCCTGCAGTCTTCTCAGCATGCTACACCACATTTTATACCTGTTGCTTCGAATCAGGAAAAGCCTAGCTTGCACATGGGCTTTAGTACTGGACCGTCCACCATAACTCATGCACCTGTTCCCTCAGGCTCCAATGCCTTGCCACAAAGCCAGCCACCAGTTGTGCACACATGCCAGTCCCTCTCAGCCAGTGTTCCCAGCACCATTCAGGTCCCAGTTACACCTGGCTGCAACCAAGTCCAGATGGCAACAGTTATGAACTTTGGTGCTGAGCAGGTGGCTAAGGACCAGAAGCCCAAGAAGCCGGGgaagtatgtgtgtgaataCTGCAATCGGGCATGTGCAAAACCCAGTGTGCTGCTCAAACACATCAGGTCTCACACAGGAGAAAGACCATACCCTTGTGTTACATGTGGTTTCTCATTCAAAACAAAGAGCAACTTGTACAAGCATAAGAAATCACATGCTCATGCTATAAAACTGGGCCTCGTCGCACGTTCCGAATCTGGGGGCGGATCGCTCTCCCAAGAATCTGACAAAGCCCTCGGGACACattcagaggcagaggagagtgGGGACAGTGATGAGGAAGGTAGCACTGCGGACTTGGACCCTGACTCATCACAGAGCAGTGTGACAGCTTTGTCTGAAAGTAGTTTGCAGAGTGCAGGTACAGCTCAAGCAAGCCATGGGGAAGCAGACTCAGCAGCTGTCTTCGAGTCAATGAAACCAGCCTCTGGTCAGAGGGGTTATGAGCCCAAAGTGACAGCTGCCCTTCCAAAAGTGGTTGTTTACCCAGTTAATGTCTCCCCTCTGAGGGCAGATAGCCCAAGGGTTACAGATTCAGCACCTGAGCAAGCTGCTGCACAACGGCAACGAGAGTTCCAGACAGCCAATCTGAGATCTAGCATCACAGTCCTGTCATCTCTGAAAGAGGTGGACTGTACAAATCCTTCACTGGATACTGTGAGTGAAGACGAGGACCAACAATGCAAGTCTCCACTGTTCGGTGGACATGCTCAGCTTCAGAGACAACAAGCAACAGACTTCTCTCAGCAGCAACAGGCCAAGTGCCTACTTAGTCCCCGCAGTTTAGGAAGTACAGACTCTGGCTACTTTTCGCGCTCTGAAAGTGCTGACCAGGCCATGAGTCCCCCTAGTCCATTTGTAAAGATAACTCCACCAGCAGACATAGACGTTTCCAAGAGCACACTTCCCAATATCCCTCCTGTGGTTGCCACAGTAATGCATGTAGCAGCTGAGGAAAAGCCACGAGCCACACAGGGACAGATGCGTCCACCATTGGAAACTAAGGCACTCTCTCTGGAAGAGCGAATTTCAAAGTTGATATCTGATAATGAGGCAGTGGTTGACAACAAGCAGCTGGACAGTGTCAAACCAAGAAGGACATCTCTCTCAAGGAGAGGTAGCATAGACTCCCCTAAATCATACATATTCAAAGACTCTTTTCAGTTTGACCTTAAACCAATGGGAAGAAGGTCAAGTTCCAGCTCAGACATCCCCAAGTCCCCATTCACCCCTACAGATAAATCAAAGCCAgtatttcttctctctgtacCTCCTCAATACCCACCAATGGATTGTTTGCCAATAACAAGGAGTAACTCTATGCCTACTACACCAGGACACTCTGCTCTTCCCCTTAATGTTGCCCCCCAGCCCCACCCTTTGCGAATTTGTCAGTCATTTGATGACAAAATTAGTTCATTGAATGATGATGTATTTTCATCAGCCCCATCTACCCCAAATCCAGCAATACATTCTCGTACCTTAGTGAGGCAAGTAGCAGTGGAGGACTTTTCCACAAGTGAGGGGCATGGCCTCCCTTCTGTCCGTTCCATGGATGAGGGTTATCATGGTCCAAGTAATTCCACAGAGATGATGCAAAGAAGCAGATCTTTTGAGCACAGTcaggacagaaacagaaagcctcAGCAGAGTAAAGGCACAATGTATGAGTGTGAGACCTGTCGTAACCGGTACAGAAAGTtagaaaattttgaaaatcacAAGAAATTCTATTGCTCTGAGCTTCATGGTCCAAAAAACAAGCCAATCGCTCTTAAAGAAACTGAGCAAGATGTTTTTCAGGTTAACATACAGCAGCCCCTAATCCCCAGATCAACAGGCATCTCAGGAATACTTGATCAACAGACATCAAttagaaagagaaggaaaatgaaGAGTGTTGGAGATGACGATGACCAATCTCCAACCGACACCATTCCCCCTTGCTCTGTCAGTTTTGATTCATGTCAGCTACCAACAGCTCTGGCAGGTCGGACATTTTCTCAGCATGGTGCCATGGTAGACATACAGCCTAAAAACAACCAGACACAACTACCTCAGATCCAGCTTGTAGCAAGAGGTATAGATACTTCAGATTCCAGACTGTCACCAATACGAGAGGCCCAGATCAGCACTTCTACTAAAGGAGACCTGCAGAGGCAAGGCAGTGGTACTTCAGTCATTAGGCACACCAACTCACTCAGCAGACCCAATTCATTTGAGACATCAGAATCTTTTGACAGGGCATCTCCTGTTGATAGTATGGAAAAAGATGCCCTGAACAAGGTCAAAACAGATGCTACAGCAAATGTTTCAATTGAGAGCTACCATGAAAAAATGTCTATACCCAAGTGTGTTGACTATGGAAAACAAAGGATGGAACATTGCACTGATGGCACAGTAGCAGCAGTTGGTGAAAGCTCTACCCCTGTCCACCAGTCTCGCCTGGTTCGTCAAAACAATATCCAGGTTCCTGAAATTCTGGTCACAGAGGAACCTGACAGAGAACATGAACCACAGAGCACTGAGCCAGCAGATAAGCCTGCAGATCCATTCAACTGGCCTCAGAGAAGTGAGAGTTTGTCCAAGTTGCCAGCGGAGAAACTTCCACCTAAAAAGAAGAGAATTCGTCTCGCTCAAATGGACCACTCCTCAGGTGAATCCAGTTTTGAGTCAAACCTCTCACGAAGTCTCAGCAGGGACAGTAGTCTTTCTCGCTGCTCCAGCATTTCAGCCTCTTTTGACAGAGATGAGACATCCAGATCAGAGAGCCCTTCTAGAGGGGAGTGTGTCAGCAAAATACCAGAGCCTCAAGGTTTACCAACAGCCTTCAACACACTTGGTGTGCCTGGCATGATGAGGCGTGCTGCATCTGAACAGATCACTTGTACTCAACCCTCTGTGGAGATTTCATGTGACTATCGTAGCAAGTCCTTTGATTGTGGCAATGTCTCTCCCAGCAGATCATTGTCCCCAGTTGGTCAGCCAAAAAGTGCACAAACTTCCCAAGTTGCCCAGGTGCCACTCATTGAAAGACGACGGGGGCCATTAGTTCGTCAGATGTCTTTAAAGATAGGTCCAGAAAGTCAGCAACCTGTCCGGAAAAATATCATACCTCTGGAGAAACTTTCCATTACAAATGTAAGCTCTTTAATTCAGAACCGATCCCAACAGATTCATATTGCCAATAAGCCCACCATGGCTCAGTCTTTTATCTTGCATTCTGGAGAACCAGCCTTGCAGAAGAATGAGCAAATGGTGCAAAGCATTAATTTGGGTAACCCAACTCAGCAGCCTCAAGTCCATGGCCTTCCACACCCTTGGCATCAAACATCAAGGGTTCAAATATGCCAAAAGATACAGCAACCTCTGAGCCAGATCTCTGTCCGTCGTGAAAATATCCAAAATAAGTCAGActctgaagaaaagaaaagttttgtgCCCAAATACCAACTGCATTGTCCTGCTCTGAGAGGAAGCCAAACATTTTCATTCTCTAGCACCCAGGGAACTCAAATAGCTGTACCAGTTTTAACAATACCTATTGCCAATCAGATTTTGAGTGTTTCAAAGTCTTCAGATGTACTGAAAAATGTCTATGTTGCTCAACAGAGTCATCAGGCTTCTGAGATTAAGACACAGACTGTTGTTTTGCCAGGTGGACAACAAAGGGACCCATTCAATCAGACCCAAACAGGTGCTGCCCCATTGCCACAGATACTGATAACCCATGAGCAGATGAACCCTGCGCCTTCTGTGTCCAAAAAGAACAGTCTCTCATCCATTCACAGTGTAGATAGTGACATCCAAACTGCACCAACTGTAAATAAGGATAGAACTCAAACTCACCGAGTTAGCACTCATAATCATACGGGAGAAAGAACACCTTCTCTCGGGTCTTTACATTGCACACAGAAACTGGCATCGGTGACCCTATGCCCACAGCAGGAGCCCATTGCCTCTAGCAAACGAATGCTGTCCCCTGCCAATAGCTTGGACATCTACATGGAAAAGCACCAAAAGCGGGCTAAGGATGAGCATGGTGTTGCCTGTCTCACTGATGGCAGGTCAGTCAACTATCTTAACTCCAAGATGGCAGAGGTGACTCGACAGCGGAAGCTAACACTTGTCAGGCAAGTTTGCACCACTGAACCAGTGGACAGTCCCATTGAAACTGAGGCCCCACCATTGCCCCAGAATAAACTAGATGGGGAGAAGGACTCAGAGGCTCATGATGACTGGAAGCCTATGTCACCTGACAGTGCTGGgctggaaaaacacacaactaCTGTAGTTCCTCAGGAGCCAGGCGCTGCATTGAACACAACACCAGGTAGCCACAGCACTTCCATCCCAGCTAATAACACTCTGAAGCCTCAAGACAAAGCTGAGGAACAGAGATGGACTCCTGCCAAATCTCCAATAAGGCCCTCCAGTTTCCATGGTGGTCAGGTGAAACTGACCTCGTCTGTTTCTGTGGTCAACACAAAAGACAGCCATCGCCTGTCTTTCCCCAGCCTGAAGACTGCCACCACCTTCACATGGTGTTTCTTGATGAAGAGGAAACCACTCCATGTTCCACAGACTGACCTGAAGATTTCAGCATATGCTGCCTGGACCGTCAGCCCCAACAACCCTAACCCACTTGGGTTGCCCACCAAGGTGGTGATGTCTCTGTTTGACTCCAAGCAGAGCTCCAAGAAAATACACTACACCTCGGCAATAAGGACGAGTGGGAAATCTGACATCTTGTCTTACTCAAGCAAGCTGAAAGACATCATGCCCAGG GTGCTAATAAACCAGAAGTCTATAACAGCTGAAAACAGAAGCAAAGTACAACCAGAGACTCAGCCCAACAATGAGTCAGACAAGGACTTGTCATCCAAAACAGAACCAAGGCGGGTCAAAATATTTGACGGAGG ATACAAATCTAACGAAGAGTATGTTTACGTGCGGGGGCGTGGCCGGGGTAAATACATCTGTGAGGAGTGTGGGATTCGCTGTAAGAAACCCAGCATGCTGCGCAAACACATCCGCACCCACTCTGATGTCCGGCCATACCACTGCGTCCACTGTAACTTCTCCTTCAAGACGAAAG GAAATCTGACCAAGCACATGAAATCCAAGGCCCACAGTAAGAAATGCATGGAGATGGGAGTGCCTGAGGGTCTCATTGAGGATCAGGATGCAGAGGACTCTG GCGACCGCAGCCAGGTGAGCAGCGCTGACCGTCCAGATTCAGATGGCGATGACTCTGAGGGCCCTGACGATGAGGAGAACGATGAcaacgaggaggaagaggaggacagccAGGCAGAGTCGGGCCTGTCCACCaacccctctgtctctgccagCCCCCAACACATCCCCTCCAACCAGGCTGAGGTCCCTCCTAGTGCCCTCCTAGCCCAGATGTCCATCAGCTCAGCTCCCCTCCCCCAGTCCCAGCCTCCAGCTTCTGACTACCACACCTCGGACTCAGAATCTGTCCCCATGATGAGCCCCGTGTCCCTGTGCAAGCAGATGTCCATCTCTGGGTCCTGCTCCAGCCCAGGCCCCCTCCCTAACTCTCCTCCGCCCATTGCCCCCATCTCAGATTCCTACACCTCAGACACAGAGTCAGTGCACATGATGAGCCCTGTGTCACCATGCAGGCAGATGTCCATCGACTACCCTGACTTTGATGTGCCCCCTAGTCCCCCAGTGCCGGGCAAGGGCTCCAAGCTCGGCCAG gATGGCTCGTCTGCCCCTCCCATCGTGCCGACAAGCGAGTCAGGTGTACCAGTGGACCGCAGCACTCAAACCTCCTCCTATGCTTCCCAAGGTCCCATGCACTTTCCCCCACAGGGCCTATCCCAAGCACCAGGAGCAGGGACCCGGACACACCTGTTCAGCCACCTGCCCCTGCACTCCCAGCAGCCTTCTCGCTCCCCCTACAGCATGGTCCCAGTCGGGGGGATCCAGCTGGTGCCCGCTGGCCTGGCAGCTTACTCCACCTTTGTACCAATCCAAGCTGGCCCTGTCCAGCTCACCATCCCAGCAGTGAGCGTCATCCACAGGAACACCAGCCCGTTGCCGGCTCCCCACACTTCACCCCAGCCGGAGGGCTCTCATGCCCAGCCCCTTGTGGTGCAGGAACCCATCAGTAGCGTCGTGCCCTGCTTCCCCCTCGGGCAGGTCACCGGCCTGCAGGCTCAGACTCTACAGCCTGTGGGTTTGGAGACACTCAACCTAATGGGGCTGACCAACACAGGCCTGGCATCTACCCAGCTGCTGCCCCAGCAAGGGCTCACCCTCAATGCCACCCTGGGGCTGCAGGTTTTAGCTGCCAGCCCCACCTCCCAAAGCAGCACTGGCCCCCAGACACATATCCCTGGCCTGCAGATAGTCAACATCGCCCTACCTGCCCTCATCCCCTCCCTCAGCCCCCTCTCCACCCTCAGTCCTCTCGCTATGCCCTCCGAGAGGCAGGGCAGCCCAGAAGCTCTGGGAGCCCAGCCATCTCAAACTGAACATGGGCTTGGTCCTTCATGGAGCTGCATGTCTGCTTCACCACCCATCCCTCTGATGGTCAGCAGCCCTCCAGAAGTGACCTCAGCCAGCAGGCCTAGCCCGAGGAgtgggagcagagcagagctcaCACAGActgtggagaaggaggagaggggtaaATCCCCACAGCAGCATCCATCACCAGCTCCTGAGAGCGGAGCAGACAATGCTAAACAGACACCAGTTGGGGGCGCCAGCAATCCTGCACCTCCAAGGCCACTGCCAGTGTCCTCCTGGCAGAAGGTAACTGATGACTATAATGAGGCATCCAGTGATGACGAAGACAGACTGGTCATCGCCACCTGA